The following nucleotide sequence is from Phycisphaerae bacterium.
AGGCGGGCGATGGCGGATTCGGTGGCGGCGAACTGGGCGAGGAGGCGCTGGCGGCGGCGCTCGACGAGCGTCTCCAACTGGGTGATTCGATTGTTGAGCAGGTCCTCGGAGGATTGCAGCGATTGATCCTGAAGCGCGATCGCGCCGGTCTCAGTGTCTGTCAGTTGCTTGATCGTCTGTTCGATGACGGGGCCGAAGCCGGTCTCGGCGGTGGTGAAGAGATATTCCACGCCGGCGGGGTCGCGCTCGTAGGCGGCGCGGAACTTTTCTTCGTTGAGGCTGATCGATGCGCCACCGGTCAACGAGATACCGATCTGGCTGAGGCGATTGAGCGTCGGGGCGAGACCGGCGACGGAGCGGCTGGTGAGACCGATGAGTCGATCGCGGATGCGACGGGCGGTGGGGTCGGCGAAGAGGATGCCGCGGGCCTGGGTTTCGGAGTCAAAGCTGCTGAGTCGGTCGATCGAGGAGATGACTTCGTTGACGGCGGAGACAAATCCGGACACGTCTTCGAAGAGGCTGTCGATGTCCTGGGATACGGTAACGGTGACGGGGGTTGTGCTGGTGCCGGTGAGATCGAGGCGGAGACCGCCGACGGCGTCGGTGAGGGTGTTGGTGGCGCTACTGAGGACCAAGGGCGATGCGGCGTCGGGAGGGCCGAAGAGGACGGTGGCGTCGCGGGCCTGGGAGAGGGTGTCGAAGGAGAGGCTCGTCGTGCCGGCGTCGATGGCGAGTTCGCCGATGCGGCCGGATTGGGTGGACGTAAGGCTGAGGCGATACGAACGGGCGCCGGAGTTGTCATTGATGATCGCGGCGCTGACCGGGGCGCGTGTGGATTTGATCTTGGCGAGGAGCGTGTCGAGCGTGTCGGCGGCGGTGACGGTGATGCGCGTTTCGAGGGAGCCGTCGAAATAGTTCTGGCCTTCGGCGGCGGTGCCGAGGATGCCGAGGGATTGGGCGGTCGTGCCGCCGCTTTCGCCAATGGTGAGTTTGCCGGGGCCGCCGGCGGTGTCTTCGAGGAGCAGGCCGTCGCCGGTGTCGTTAATGCGGGCGGTGACGCTGATGCCGCGGGAGTTGATCTCGTCGATGACGTCCTGAAGCGATTGCTCGTTGCCCTGGGTGAGATCGACGACGGCGCTGGCGCCATTGCTGTTGGTGATGCGGAAGGAACCGCGGGCGATGCCGCGACCGTTGTTGAGGTCGGCGAGGAGCGTGGCGGAGGAGAGATATTGGCGCTGGAGATTGCCGCTGGCGATTTTGGTCGTCGCAGAGTTCGCGGCGATGTGCAGGTCGGCGGCGGATGTGCCAGTCAGGTCGGAGACGGCGAGATTGCCGGCGCCGCCGCTGGTGTCGGTCAGCTCGATGCCCAGACCGCTCGAAGAGAATGCGGTGGTGATGGCGGTGGGGGCGGCGTTGATTGCGTCGAGCACGTCCTGAAGCGATTGGGCGGAGGAGAGGTCGATGGTGGCCGTCGTGCCCGCGCGGTCGGTGAGTTGGACCTGACCGAGCTGGACGCCGCTGCCGCCGTTAAGCGAGCGAAGCAGGACGGTGTTGAGACCGGCGAGGAGGCGGCGGGATTGGATTGTGTTTCCGGTGGGGGTTGTGGTCAGGCCGAGGTCGTCGAGGGCGTGCGAGCCATTGAGTGCGGTCAGTTGGAACGGGTTCACGCCGGTGGTGTTGTCGGTGAAGACAAGCCCCAGGCCATTCGGCGCGAGGGAGGCGGTGAGTTTGCCATCGTTGCCAGTGCGGGTGTTGATGATGCGGACGAGGTCGCCGAGGGTGTCGACGAAGTAGATATCCTTGCCGGTGATCGTACCGGTGGTGGACGTGCCGAGCAGTCCGAGGTTTGCGGCGGTTGTGCCGGTGCCGATTTCTTCGATCTTTGTTGTGCCCGTGGCGGCGGAGGAATCGACAAGGGTGAGTTGCGAGCCGGTGAGGTTGACGGTGACGCCGGTGGCGGCGGATTCGATTGCAGTTTTGACATCGCCGATCGTTTGGGCCGCGGAGAGATCGACGTCGACTTGTTGACCGGCGCGCGTGGTAAGGCGGAGCGAGCCGTTGGTCGCGCCGCCGCCGCGATTGAGGACGGCGAGGGGGGTGTCGAGGGCGAGACGGTCGGAGAGGTCGAAGGAGAGCGTCGTGCCGTCCGCGAGGGCGGCGGAGAAGTCGGACTGACCGCGGAGGCGACGGACTCCGTTGCCATCGTTGAGGAGGGACAGGCGCGTGGATTCGGAGAGCGAAACCAAATCACTGCCGGTGATCTCGCCCGTCGCGCTCGCGCCGAGGATGCCCAGTTCGGATGCCGCACGGCCGCCATTGACTTCGGCAACGGCGAGTGTGCCGGCGGCGAGGCCGGTCTGGTCGGTGAGGACGAGGTGATCGCCTTCGATTCGGGCGACGATCTGGACGGCGTCGTCGGCATTGATGAGAGTGACCGCGTCGTTGATGGTGGAGGCGGTGGCGAGGTCGATGACGGCGGATGCGCCGGAGCGATCGGTGATGCGGATCTTCCCGCGGTGGACGCCTTCTTCGCCATTGAGTTGGGAGAGGGGCGTGGAGCGGTTGAGGAGCCCCTGGGCCCCTTCGATGGTGAGGGTGCCCGCGCCGAGGGGCGTGGCATTGGATGAGGCGAAGCCGGAGGAGAGCAGTTGGTGCGCGGCGGCGAGGCTGCGGACGGTGAAGGTGTATTGGCCGGGCGTTGCCGTTGAGCCGGCGGAAGCGAGGAGGACGGATTCGTTGGAACTGGCGGCCTGGGTGCGGCGGAAGAAGTCGGCCTTGGTCAGGCGGGACGCGGTGTTCTGAACGGAGAGGAGCTGCGCGGAGAGTTGGAGCAGGGCGGCGCGGCGGGTGCCGATCGTTTGAAGCCGAGTCTGAAGTTGCGTAATGGGGCGGCGCTGGAGCGCGATCAGCGAATCGACCAGGTCGTTAATGGGGAGGCCGGAGACGAGACCGGTGCCGAGGGAGATGCTGGACATTCATGGGCCTCAATCCGCGCGGGGTACGATGGTTAGAGTCCGAGGGCACCGGCACGGCCGGAGTGTCCGTCGGACGAGCGAGGGGCCGAAATCGGGTCGATCTTCAAGGTGACGGGGGGCCTGGCGAAGGCCTGCGCGCGGAAGCGTTTTTTTCCGTTGACGTAACAGGTGAGGATGAAGCCATGTTTGCGGCAGGTGTCGTGTTCGAGAGTTCGATGAGGCATTTGCGCTTCTCCGCGTGCGGCGATCCGGGGTCTGCCCTGACGGGGCGGACGTAAGTCTTATCGGTTGATTGCGGAGGCGAGTTGGATACGAGTGTGTGCGCGGCGCTCGGTAGAAATTGCGCGATAGCGGCCGGCATGGGCGCCGGCCGCTACCACGTTTCCTATTGCATCACTCTTACCGCAGCAGGGCGAGGACGTTTTGCGGAATCTGGTTGGCGACGCCGAGGATTTGCGTCGTGGCCTGTACCAGAATCTGCGCCCGCGTGAGGTTGGCCACTTCGGTGGCGTAGTCGGTGTCGCGGATGGCGGACTCGGAGGCGGTGACGTTTTCGAGGGCGACACGCTGGCTGTTGAGATTGGTCTCGATCTGGTTGGCCTGGAAGCCACCCAAGCGACCGCTAAGGACCGCCACCTGCGTGATCGCGGCGGCGACGATATCCGCGGCCTTGGGATGATTGTCGGGATTGGTGATCGAATAGTTTCCACCGGAGGCGATCATGTTCAAGAATCCGGCGGCGGTGCTTCCGAGATTGGAGCTGTGCAACGACGGGATTCCGATGCTCACGAGGCCGTCGGAGCCGACGGTTGAACCGATCTGGAAATTCGCTCCGCCTCCGGTGATGCCGAAGACGGACGAACCCAGCGTGGTGCCGAAGGCCGTGCTCAGGTCGACCACCATATCGAGACCACTGCTGCGGACGCGGGCGACGAGGCCCTTCACGGAAGCGGCCTGTCCGTTGACGAGGACGGTGGCATCGCGGCCGCGGTCCTCGGTATCGCCCTGGTCACCAGGTGTGACGTTGAAGGTGCCGGTGATTTCGCGGACGGAGACGAATTCGTCGCTGCCGTAAGAGATGCTGTTGAAGCTGATGCCGGTGGCGCCGGCGCTGGCGGTGATGAGCGAGGCGGAGACACCGGTGAGGTTCTTGAAGCTGGCCACGGTCGTGGCGATCGAGCTGACGGTGGTGCCGCCGGTAAAGGTGAAAGTTTCGGTGCCGAGGCGGCCGCGGACTTCGATCGTGACATTGTTCGTGGCGGAGAGGGAGGCCGAACCACCGGCGGCGGAGAGGCCGCTGGTTCCGCCGGCCGAGATGGTGAGTTGGGCCGTCAGGGCGGACTGTGTGACCTGGACGGTGACGGGGAGGGTGCCGCCGGCGGGCACGCGGGCGCCGAAGATCTGGAGGCGGGGCAGATCGGCCTGGTTCTGGGCGCTGACCGTGTAGCCGAGCTGGCCGTTGAGAAGCTTCTTGGTGTTAAACGTCGTCGAATTGGCGACGCGGTTGATGCTTTCCAGGAGGGAGTCGATCTGCAACTGGTTGGCCTGGATTTCCTCGTCGGAGATGGCGCCGCTGTTGGTCGAGGAGCTGACCAGCTGCTTGACTTCGAGCAGGAGCTTGGAGACCTCGGCGAGGGCGGCATCGGCCGTCGAGATGACGTTGATGGCGCGGGTCGAATTGTCGATGGCCGCGTTGATGCCGCGGATCTCGGAGCGCAGCGCCTCGGAGGCAATCAGGCCCGCGGGGTCGTCGGCGCCGCGGTTGATCTGAAAGCCGGAACTTAGTCGTTCCAGGCGGGTGGCCAGGTCATCCTGGTTCCCGATGAGCTGCCGAATGGTGGTGAGCGCCGAGATGTTCGTGTTAATGCGACTCATGGATTCCTCCCTGAACGCCAGGCCGCGGGATACGTTCACCCCGCGACGGGAGTCACAACCGTGTGCTCCCTGATCTGGCTCTACCCCGTCGGCGTTCGCCGTCGGGACTTTGTTGTATTGACCGTGGTTTCGGTCCCGCCGCCTCTAACATCGAGGTGGTTCGAGCCTTCGGTCAACCGACGAGGCTATCGGGCCGCCATTCGTCCGACTTTCATTAACTGGTGCGAGAATATTTGTACGAGGCGGCGAGTGACGCGCAGCGGCAGCGGTTTGAGCAGGGGCAATGGCGGGAGGTCTCTTTTATCGGCCGATCGGAGGAGATTGGGCCGCGGCGAGGAGGTGGCCGCGGGTCAATTGGCTCGTGGCCAAGACGAGATCGAGATCGGCAGTGGCTTGCTCTGCGGCGGCACGATTCTCGGCAGCGATGCGGCCGGCGGCGTCGGAGATGACGGCGGGGCGCTTGATGAACGTCTCGAACCGCCGGCGCTCCAGGGCCACCTGGTCGGCGGCCTGGGAGACGATCTTGCGGACGTCCGCAAGAGCGAGATGAACCAGTTCGCAGCATCCTCCGGATCGTATGTCACTCAGGCGCGCTCTTGCCCGACCGCCAATGGCATCGGGGGCGACCGAGGAGAGCAGGAACGAGGGCGAGGAGCGTTCGGCGTTCAGAAAGATGCGTCCATGGCCTGAAAGGAGCGAACGTCCGCTGACGCGAGTTGATTCCACGATGTCCGTGATGGCGGAAATGACGTGGTCGAGGCGTCCCTGAAGGGCGGCGATCTGGGCGGGCGAAATGCGGCGGGGGGGCTGCAACGCGCCGAGCGTTTCGTCGAGTTCGCTCAAGAGGCCGTGAATGCCGGAGAGGGCCAGGGCGACGGCGTCGATGTCCTCGGGAGTCGTGGCGGCGGTTTTCGCCCCGTGTGCGTGGTTTTCGGTCGTCAGCCGAAGCGTCGATTGGGCAGTCGCGCGTTGCGACGGCGTCGTGGCACGAGGTGCGCGGCGGACCTGCGCGGCGAGGAGCGGCGAGATGGTTGTGGCGTTCGGGTTCAGAGAGACGGCCTCCTTGCCTGGACCGCGCGGGACTGCGCGGACGTGCGCGAAGGATCGACCAGAGCGGATTCATCGATAAGCAAAAATGCAGACCGGACTTGCCGGGGGCGGACCGGCCAGGAGTTCATTGTGAAGCGCGACCTTGGGAAACCGGACATTCTTGGCAGCGCGGTCGTCGACAACATTGGCGCAAATGGTATTCGGGCCGGCGAGGTCAGGCAATCGCATTGCCGGTTTCATAATGACAAAGAGCGACATATTTTGCGCGATGGTTATCGGCCCCGATGGGAATTGTGCTCATTTCGCATCGAACGCTGCGCACGATTCGCGCCAATCGCTTGCGCGACTGATGATCATTCCGTGCGCAGGACCAATCGGGTCGTTTGAATGATGCCGCAGGCGAGCAGCGTGGCGAGCAATACGAGAAGGACCCAACCAATGGACAGCGCGAGTAGGGGCCAGGCGCTGAGGATAAGCTGCGGCATCGTTTCCCAGACGGAACCGGCCAATGCGGCGATCACGCCAAGGATCACGACTGCGCCGACATGGCCGCGGACGTTTCCGGGCGACGGGGCCATGCGAATCGTGAGGCAGATCATCAAGTAGACAAAAAGAGCAACCTGCCACGCGGCGATGTCCGCGCCGCGGACGGCATTGAGCGTGTTCTCGGAGAGTGTGATCAGCCGGCGGAGCTGCTCCCAAAAAGCGGTGAGCGAAAGCGGCATGGACGGTGGTATCTGATCGGCGGGCAATTGGGAAATGATCGCCGGGCCCAGGTAGACCATCACGAGATACAGCATGGAACTGATGGCGGCCATGGGAATCAGAGCGACGAGCACGGGGCCGATGACCGGCAGTTTGGGCTGCCAATCGGGGCGATCGCCGTCTTCGCCTTTAGGCGCGCCCGGTGCGACGGTCGCGCCGGTGATGAGCAGACCGATGATGCGGCCGACCTGGGCGACCAATGTACCCGGGAAGAGAACCGCGTTAAGCGTTTTGGGTTTGGCCTGGGATCGCCAAAGGTGGTCCACGCCCCACGCCATGAGGACGAAAACGAGCAGCCAGAATGACGCTGCGGCATAGATCATGTGACGGGCCTTGCGCAAAATCTGCGCGGTCTGCCGGACAGGCGTCGGCAGCCTAGACATCGGCAATCCGGAATGCGGCGTATGAGCCATCGGGGAGCATGAGCGTCTGACGCCTGCCGGGAGAATCTGAATCAGCCTTCGCACGGGCTGGAGGCCCATGCTCACCGCACTTGTCGGAATGACCGGGTTGACTGAGAATATGCGAGAAGACCTTCTCGGGATCACAAATGGGCCTGTCGGTTCAATGCGCATGCGGGAACGCCCTGGAGGGCGAGAACCTGGACCTGGTGGTGACGCTGAGTTGCCCCCATTGCCGACGTGAACTTACGCTTGAACTGGATGACGTGACGGGCACGTCGAAGCGGCCAGTGCTAACGGTGGTACAAGGGCCGTACTGGGTAGGGACGCAGTTTGTCGTGCCGGTGGGGGTCGATTTGAGCATCGGTCGCGGGGCGGCGAACT
It contains:
- a CDS encoding flagellin, giving the protein MSRINTNISALTTIRQLIGNQDDLATRLERLSSGFQINRGADDPAGLIASEALRSEIRGINAAIDNSTRAINVISTADAALAEVSKLLLEVKQLVSSSTNSGAISDEEIQANQLQIDSLLESINRVANSTTFNTKKLLNGQLGYTVSAQNQADLPRLQIFGARVPAGGTLPVTVQVTQSALTAQLTISAGGTSGLSAAGGSASLSATNNVTIEVRGRLGTETFTFTGGTTVSSIATTVASFKNLTGVSASLITASAGATGISFNSISYGSDEFVSVREITGTFNVTPGDQGDTEDRGRDATVLVNGQAASVKGLVARVRSSGLDMVVDLSTAFGTTLGSSVFGITGGGANFQIGSTVGSDGLVSIGIPSLHSSNLGSTAAGFLNMIASGGNYSITNPDNHPKAADIVAAAITQVAVLSGRLGGFQANQIETNLNSQRVALENVTASESAIRDTDYATEVANLTRAQILVQATTQILGVANQIPQNVLALLR
- the fliD gene encoding flagellar filament capping protein FliD, which translates into the protein MSSISLGTGLVSGLPINDLVDSLIALQRRPITQLQTRLQTIGTRRAALLQLSAQLLSVQNTASRLTKADFFRRTQAASSNESVLLASAGSTATPGQYTFTVRSLAAAHQLLSSGFASSNATPLGAGTLTIEGAQGLLNRSTPLSQLNGEEGVHRGKIRITDRSGASAVIDLATASTINDAVTLINADDAVQIVARIEGDHLVLTDQTGLAAGTLAVAEVNGGRAASELGILGASATGEITGSDLVSLSESTRLSLLNDGNGVRRLRGQSDFSAALADGTTLSFDLSDRLALDTPLAVLNRGGGATNGSLRLTTRAGQQVDVDLSAAQTIGDVKTAIESAATGVTVNLTGSQLTLVDSSAATGTTKIEEIGTGTTAANLGLLGTSTTGTITGKDIYFVDTLGDLVRIINTRTGNDGKLTASLAPNGLGLVFTDNTTGVNPFQLTALNGSHALDDLGLTTTPTGNTIQSRRLLAGLNTVLLRSLNGGSGVQLGQVQLTDRAGTTATIDLSSAQSLQDVLDAINAAPTAITTAFSSSGLGIELTDTSGGAGNLAVSDLTGTSAADLHIAANSATTKIASGNLQRQYLSSATLLADLNNGRGIARGSFRITNSNGASAVVDLTQGNEQSLQDVIDEINSRGISVTARINDTGDGLLLEDTAGGPGKLTIGESGGTTAQSLGILGTAAEGQNYFDGSLETRITVTAADTLDTLLAKIKSTRAPVSAAIINDNSGARSYRLSLTSTQSGRIGELAIDAGTTSLSFDTLSQARDATVLFGPPDAASPLVLSSATNTLTDAVGGLRLDLTGTSTTPVTVTVSQDIDSLFEDVSGFVSAVNEVISSIDRLSSFDSETQARGILFADPTARRIRDRLIGLTSRSVAGLAPTLNRLSQIGISLTGGASISLNEEKFRAAYERDPAGVEYLFTTAETGFGPVIEQTIKQLTDTETGAIALQDQSLQSSEDLLNNRITQLETLVERRRQRLLAQFAATESAIARLQSQQTALSGLSGLSSGFSL